Proteins found in one Aneurinibacillus uraniidurans genomic segment:
- the mltG gene encoding endolytic transglycosylase MltG encodes MRQIAKLMGGILLLFAVLVGGMGYYVHSALQPVEENKGQKKVIEIPPSSSTAEIGQILEKEKIIKNGRIFSLYLKFGEKSPVLKAGKYQLTIGDTIEQITAKMEKGEFYKDDHVVTIPEGFTIEQIATRLEEKKIVSRAAFLKEVNQGVFTQEILKGIPQGDKRIKYRLEGYLFPDTYEFKKGSTAHDVINKMLDQTEEVWNTEWNAKFQQHHLTRHQAITLASIVEREVRVDEERPIVAGVYFNRLAKQMPLQSDATVQYLFGKQKERVTFADLKQVSPYNTYKVKGLPPGPIASPGKKSLEAVANAQKNDYLFYVTKKDGSGGHYFAKTYEEHLKNIERSKQNEK; translated from the coding sequence GTGCGACAGATAGCAAAGCTTATGGGGGGGATTCTACTGTTGTTTGCCGTGCTTGTTGGCGGGATGGGCTACTATGTACACAGCGCGCTGCAACCAGTAGAAGAAAACAAAGGGCAGAAGAAAGTTATTGAGATTCCACCGAGTTCATCTACAGCAGAGATTGGACAGATTTTAGAAAAAGAAAAGATCATTAAAAATGGGCGAATCTTTTCTTTATATTTGAAGTTCGGAGAAAAATCCCCCGTACTAAAAGCAGGGAAATATCAGCTGACTATTGGGGATACGATTGAGCAGATTACGGCGAAAATGGAGAAGGGTGAATTTTATAAAGATGATCATGTAGTAACCATTCCAGAAGGGTTCACCATTGAGCAGATTGCGACCCGTCTTGAAGAAAAGAAAATTGTGAGCAGGGCTGCATTTTTGAAAGAGGTAAACCAGGGAGTATTTACACAGGAGATTCTTAAAGGAATTCCGCAAGGGGACAAGCGTATCAAGTATCGTTTGGAAGGATACTTGTTCCCAGATACGTATGAGTTCAAAAAAGGCAGCACAGCACATGATGTGATCAATAAAATGCTGGATCAAACAGAAGAAGTCTGGAATACGGAATGGAATGCGAAGTTCCAACAGCATCATCTTACGCGCCATCAAGCGATTACGCTCGCATCCATTGTGGAACGGGAAGTGCGCGTCGATGAAGAGCGGCCGATTGTCGCAGGTGTCTACTTCAACCGTTTGGCCAAGCAGATGCCGCTGCAGTCAGATGCGACCGTTCAGTATTTGTTCGGCAAGCAAAAAGAGCGGGTAACCTTTGCTGATTTGAAGCAGGTGAGTCCGTATAACACGTATAAAGTGAAAGGATTACCGCCAGGTCCGATTGCAAGCCCGGGTAAGAAGTCGCTCGAGGCTGTAGCGAATGCCCAGAAGAATGATTACTTGTTCTATGTTACGAAAAAAGACGGCTCTGGTGGGCATTACTTTGCGAAAACGTACGAAGAGCATCTGAAAAACATCGAACGCAGCAAACAGAACGAAAAATAG
- a CDS encoding IreB family regulatory phosphoprotein — MSSMDHTMKFTFKPDDVEAEARDVLLSVYSALDEKGYNPINQIVGYLISGDPAYIPRHNNARTMIRKLERDELIEELVRSYLRQHGS, encoded by the coding sequence GTGAGTTCCATGGATCATACAATGAAGTTTACATTTAAACCGGACGATGTGGAAGCGGAAGCCCGCGATGTGCTGCTCAGCGTGTACAGTGCGCTTGATGAAAAAGGGTACAACCCGATTAATCAGATTGTTGGTTACCTGATCTCGGGTGACCCGGCGTATATTCCGCGTCATAACAACGCACGTACCATGATCCGCAAGCTAGAGCGTGACGAATTAATCGAGGAACTTGTTCGTTCGTATCTTCGCCAGCACGGTAGCTAA
- the ruvX gene encoding Holliday junction resolvase RuvX produces the protein MRRMGLDVGDKTIGVAVSDELGFTAQGIETIRREGKKKDYLRLEELIKQYEIGEIIVGLPKNMNGTIGPRGELCQAFGEYVHNRSRIPVVMWDERLTTMAAERTLLEADVSRKKRKQVIDKMAAVMILQNYMDANPQIGG, from the coding sequence ATGCGCAGGATGGGACTCGATGTCGGAGACAAAACAATCGGAGTGGCAGTCAGCGACGAGCTTGGCTTCACTGCCCAGGGAATTGAAACAATCCGACGTGAAGGCAAGAAAAAAGATTATCTCCGTCTCGAAGAACTCATAAAACAGTATGAGATCGGGGAAATTATTGTTGGGCTTCCCAAGAACATGAACGGTACGATTGGACCTCGGGGAGAACTGTGCCAGGCATTCGGAGAGTACGTGCATAACCGCTCCCGCATTCCGGTTGTGATGTGGGATGAGAGGCTTACCACGATGGCAGCCGAGCGTACGCTGCTTGAAGCGGATGTAAGCCGCAAGAAGCGAAAACAAGTCATCGACAAAATGGCGGCGGTCATGATTTTACAAAATTACATGGATGCCAACCCACAAATAGGAGGTTAA
- a CDS encoding peptidoglycan D,D-transpeptidase FtsI family protein, which translates to MSISRKKRRIFIVGLLFTFLYTGIISHLAWIQVVATRSFSPHHVDLVERAVAQRREKLVLNSGRGMIYDRQGTPLTGEEKVGLAIFPLVRYDLEKSGKVDKLARILGMTETEAFQLIKERKHAGFWEDGSGSVVALRPEQAREIQALSIAGVLPLPVTARYPKDELAPHIIGYIGQNAKLIQEKYMDDVQSGALHPNSKIGVAGLERTFQPFLAGVGEKSVSYYVDGRGNPLNGLDIRMNEAQNSFYPLSVMTTLDRTIQQKVEEALQASPLRKGAAVILDVGTREVLASASKPNFDPSRPNPGTNDWQNLAIKQTTPGSIFKMVVAAAALEEGLVKLDDHFVCKGQYGKYGFTCWKEGGHGELTFAEAFADSCNITFAEVAKKVGPEKLELYARKLGLNQEIGWQKMPFYKLGLFRQFDGEERGRVFAQDRPVQDEGVLIQTGIGQRDVQLTPLQAANMAAIIAGGGQKQKVKIVQSINYQNGTTFYRFEDRPLDGGMISPETASKLRGLMEGVVDHGTATMLRNLPWKAAGKSGTAQITVNGVARNNQWFVGYVPRENPKYAIAILAADQPTKGVNEATKLFGEIVTRMAQTEKK; encoded by the coding sequence ATGTCGATTTCGCGGAAGAAGCGGCGTATTTTTATCGTGGGGCTTTTATTTACGTTTCTTTACACTGGAATTATCAGTCATCTGGCGTGGATTCAGGTTGTGGCAACGCGATCGTTCTCGCCGCATCATGTTGATTTGGTCGAGCGAGCGGTAGCCCAGCGACGAGAGAAGCTTGTGCTTAACAGTGGGCGTGGCATGATCTATGACCGACAGGGGACTCCGCTGACTGGAGAAGAAAAAGTAGGTCTGGCGATATTTCCGCTTGTCCGGTATGATCTTGAGAAAAGTGGAAAAGTTGATAAGCTTGCCCGTATTCTTGGGATGACAGAGACGGAAGCATTTCAGTTGATTAAAGAGCGGAAACATGCAGGATTTTGGGAGGATGGATCAGGGAGTGTCGTTGCACTTCGACCAGAGCAGGCAAGGGAGATACAGGCACTTAGTATTGCTGGTGTATTGCCGCTTCCGGTTACGGCTCGCTATCCAAAAGATGAACTTGCTCCCCATATCATTGGCTATATTGGACAGAACGCGAAGCTCATTCAGGAGAAATATATGGATGATGTGCAGAGTGGCGCTCTTCACCCAAACAGCAAGATTGGGGTTGCTGGACTAGAGCGGACCTTTCAACCTTTTCTTGCTGGTGTCGGGGAGAAGTCTGTTTCGTACTATGTAGACGGGCGTGGGAATCCATTAAATGGTCTTGATATTCGGATGAATGAGGCACAAAATTCTTTTTATCCACTGTCAGTTATGACTACGCTGGATCGAACCATACAGCAAAAAGTAGAAGAAGCATTGCAGGCATCTCCGCTTCGAAAAGGAGCAGCGGTCATTCTGGATGTCGGAACGAGAGAAGTGCTTGCGAGTGCCTCGAAGCCGAACTTTGACCCGTCTCGTCCAAATCCAGGGACGAATGATTGGCAGAACCTTGCCATCAAGCAGACCACACCTGGCTCGATTTTTAAAATGGTAGTAGCGGCAGCGGCGCTTGAAGAAGGACTCGTTAAGCTCGATGATCATTTTGTATGTAAGGGGCAATACGGCAAGTACGGATTTACTTGCTGGAAGGAAGGAGGGCACGGCGAGCTGACGTTTGCGGAGGCGTTTGCCGATTCATGCAACATTACGTTTGCGGAGGTAGCAAAAAAAGTTGGGCCAGAGAAGCTTGAACTGTATGCCCGCAAGCTGGGACTGAATCAGGAAATTGGCTGGCAGAAGATGCCGTTCTATAAGCTTGGGTTGTTCCGACAATTCGATGGGGAAGAGAGGGGACGCGTGTTTGCACAGGATCGTCCTGTTCAAGATGAGGGTGTGTTAATTCAGACAGGAATCGGACAGCGGGATGTACAGTTGACCCCGCTGCAGGCAGCGAACATGGCAGCGATTATCGCGGGAGGTGGACAAAAGCAAAAGGTAAAAATCGTCCAGTCTATTAATTATCAAAATGGCACGACCTTTTATCGCTTTGAAGACCGCCCGCTTGATGGTGGTATGATCTCGCCGGAGACAGCGAGTAAGCTGCGTGGTCTTATGGAAGGGGTAGTGGATCACGGTACAGCTACCATGCTGAGAAATTTACCGTGGAAAGCCGCAGGCAAAAGCGGAACGGCTCAAATTACAGTAAACGGGGTAGCACGCAATAATCAATGGTTTGTCGGGTATGTACCGCGTGAGAATCCAAAGTATGCCATCGCTATACTGGCGGCAGACCAGCCGACGAAAGGCGTGAATGAAGCAACAAAACTGTTTGGAGAGATTGTAACCCGGATGGCACAGACAGAGAAGAAATAG
- a CDS encoding peptidase U32 family protein — MTESNTSKIITPRGPILQKPEVLAPAGNLEKLKYAVRYGADAVYIGGQSLGLRANADNFSFDEMKEATEFAHAHNAKVFVATNIIAHNEDLHQVDEFMRNLQRAGIDAIIVADPALIQRTKQAAPDLELHLSTQASTTNWQTVQFWKEEGVSRVVLAREVSVQEIREIKKHVDIEIEAFIHGAMCISYSGRCVLSNHFTARDSNRGGCSQSCRWQYDMFESLPKEEAALGQIGKKALPMFGEEDPMFTMSSKDMCMLEYLPDMIDAGVDSFKIEGRMKSIHYVATVVNQYRRAVDAYCADPDNYKLSPEWMEEIWKASHRSMTTGFFYGTPAETEQLFGENEDIPQYDFAGLVLDYDAETGIATIQQRNKFSVGDTIEFFGPKMDRFTQTIGEMWNDKDEKIESAPHAMQIVKMRVDRPVAQHDMMRKEKK, encoded by the coding sequence ATGACGGAATCAAATACAAGTAAAATCATCACACCGCGCGGACCAATTCTGCAAAAGCCAGAAGTGCTGGCACCAGCCGGTAATTTGGAGAAGTTGAAATATGCGGTTCGCTATGGTGCAGATGCCGTATATATTGGCGGCCAAAGTCTTGGCTTGCGGGCAAATGCCGATAACTTTTCTTTCGATGAAATGAAGGAAGCAACCGAGTTTGCCCACGCTCACAATGCAAAAGTCTTCGTCGCAACGAACATCATTGCGCACAATGAAGACTTGCACCAGGTAGATGAGTTCATGCGCAACTTGCAGCGTGCAGGCATTGATGCCATTATCGTGGCAGACCCGGCACTTATTCAGCGCACGAAGCAGGCAGCTCCGGATCTTGAACTGCACTTGAGCACACAGGCATCGACAACGAACTGGCAGACGGTGCAGTTCTGGAAAGAGGAAGGCGTCAGCCGGGTTGTACTGGCACGTGAAGTGTCTGTACAAGAAATCCGTGAGATTAAAAAGCATGTTGACATCGAGATTGAAGCGTTCATTCATGGTGCGATGTGTATTTCGTACTCCGGGCGCTGTGTGTTGTCTAACCACTTTACCGCACGTGATTCGAACCGTGGTGGCTGTTCCCAGTCTTGTCGCTGGCAGTACGACATGTTTGAATCCCTGCCAAAAGAAGAGGCTGCACTCGGACAGATCGGCAAAAAAGCATTGCCGATGTTTGGTGAGGAAGATCCGATGTTTACAATGAGTTCGAAAGACATGTGTATGCTCGAATACTTACCGGATATGATCGACGCTGGCGTGGACAGCTTCAAAATCGAAGGCCGTATGAAAAGCATTCACTATGTAGCGACTGTTGTAAACCAGTACCGTCGTGCTGTTGATGCCTACTGTGCGGACCCGGACAACTACAAGCTGAGCCCAGAATGGATGGAAGAAATCTGGAAAGCGTCACACCGTTCGATGACAACAGGCTTCTTCTATGGAACACCAGCTGAAACCGAGCAACTGTTTGGTGAGAATGAGGACATTCCACAGTATGATTTTGCTGGGCTTGTGCTCGATTACGATGCGGAAACAGGCATCGCAACCATTCAGCAGCGTAATAAATTTAGCGTTGGTGATACGATCGAATTTTTTGGTCCGAAGATGGATCGTTTTACGCAAACAATTGGTGAGATGTGGAATGACAAAGATGAGAAAATCGAGTCTGCTCCACATGCGATGCAAATTGTGAAGATGCGGGTAGACCGTCCTGTGGCACAACACGACATGATGAGAAAAGAGAAAAAGTAA
- the alaS gene encoding alanine--tRNA ligase, whose protein sequence is MKRLSSAEIRQMFLDFFQSKGHKIEPSMPLIPIDDASLLWINSGVATLKKYFDGRVIPDNPRITNSQKSIRTNDIENVGKTARHHTFFEMLGNFSIGDYFKEEAITWAWEFLTSPEWIAFDPEKLSVTIHPEDDEAYEIWSKKMGVPDERIVRLEGNFWDIGEGPCGPNSEIFFDRGEAFGNDPSDPELYPGGENERYLEIWNLVFSQYNHNPDGSYTPLPKKNIDTGAGLERLASVLQEVDNNFETDLLFPIIEATASISGKKYGESEEFDVAFKVIADHARTVVFAIGDGALPSNEGRGYVIRRLLRRAVRYGKVLGIEKPFLASLTPVVGEIMKAYYPEVLEKREFIERVIKNEEERFHETLNEGLHILEQMVETAKAAGQTQIAGPEAFKLYDTYGFPFDLTEDFAMEKGMTVDREGFDAAMEEQRARARAARHDENSMQVQGGVLGDIKVASEFVGYTNLVADAKIVALIHENEQVDMVGAGAECQIILDRTPFYAESGGQVADKGTLTAGDTKAQVKDTQKGPNGQNVHTVLVETGTLKIGDTVAAHVNRASRADIVKNHTATHLLHQALKDVLGTHVNQAGSLVSPERLRFDFSHFGAVTPEELEQVEANVNEQIWHNIQVDIMNKSLTEAKAMGAMALFGEKYGDTVRVVQVGDYSLELCGGCHVHNTAEIGLFKIVSEVGIGAGTRRIEAVTGRMAYEYLNKQLQTLKFVADELKTTVPNVPQRIETLKVEMKDMERENESLRAKLSNLEAASLTDQVEDINGVSVLAAKVNGVDMDNLRSMVDDLKQKLGSAVVVLGSVKEDKVNLVAGVTADLVGRGLHAGKAVKEAASRCGGGGGGRPDMAQAGGKNPEQLSDALAFVKNWVREQI, encoded by the coding sequence ATGAAACGTTTAAGTTCGGCGGAGATTCGCCAGATGTTTCTTGATTTCTTTCAAAGTAAGGGGCATAAAATTGAGCCAAGCATGCCGTTGATTCCAATTGATGATGCATCTCTTTTGTGGATTAATAGTGGCGTGGCGACGCTGAAAAAATATTTTGACGGACGCGTGATTCCGGATAATCCACGAATTACGAATTCACAAAAGTCGATTCGTACGAATGATATTGAGAATGTAGGAAAGACAGCACGCCACCATACATTCTTCGAGATGCTGGGTAACTTCTCAATCGGTGATTATTTTAAGGAAGAAGCGATTACATGGGCGTGGGAATTCCTTACAAGTCCAGAGTGGATTGCATTCGATCCTGAGAAACTGTCGGTTACGATTCACCCGGAAGATGATGAGGCGTATGAGATTTGGAGCAAGAAGATGGGAGTACCGGATGAGCGTATTGTGCGCTTGGAGGGTAACTTCTGGGATATCGGGGAAGGCCCATGCGGACCGAACAGTGAGATCTTTTTTGATCGTGGTGAAGCATTCGGCAATGATCCGAGTGATCCAGAACTGTATCCAGGCGGCGAGAATGAACGCTACCTTGAAATCTGGAATCTCGTATTCTCCCAGTACAATCATAATCCAGACGGCTCATACACGCCGCTGCCGAAGAAAAACATTGATACAGGTGCCGGCCTTGAACGCCTAGCGTCTGTACTACAAGAAGTAGACAATAACTTCGAGACGGATCTTCTGTTCCCGATCATTGAAGCAACAGCTAGCATTTCCGGCAAAAAATACGGCGAGTCTGAAGAATTCGACGTAGCCTTCAAAGTAATCGCAGACCATGCGCGTACAGTTGTATTCGCAATCGGTGACGGTGCGCTGCCATCGAATGAAGGACGCGGCTATGTTATCCGTCGCCTGCTTCGCCGTGCGGTTCGCTACGGAAAAGTGCTCGGCATCGAGAAACCATTCCTTGCAAGCTTGACGCCGGTTGTTGGGGAAATTATGAAGGCATACTATCCGGAAGTGCTTGAGAAGCGTGAATTCATCGAGCGTGTCATTAAAAATGAAGAAGAGCGTTTCCATGAGACACTGAATGAAGGTCTGCACATTCTAGAGCAAATGGTAGAGACAGCCAAAGCCGCAGGACAGACACAAATTGCGGGTCCAGAAGCGTTCAAACTGTATGATACGTATGGCTTCCCATTCGACCTCACGGAAGACTTCGCGATGGAAAAAGGCATGACCGTGGACCGCGAAGGATTCGATGCGGCAATGGAAGAGCAGCGTGCCCGCGCTCGTGCAGCTCGTCATGATGAGAACAGCATGCAAGTACAGGGCGGTGTTCTTGGCGACATTAAAGTGGCTAGTGAGTTCGTTGGATACACGAATCTTGTAGCGGATGCGAAAATTGTGGCGCTGATTCATGAGAATGAACAGGTTGATATGGTAGGTGCAGGGGCTGAATGCCAGATCATTCTGGACCGCACTCCATTCTATGCGGAGTCCGGCGGTCAGGTAGCCGATAAAGGTACACTGACAGCAGGTGATACAAAGGCACAAGTAAAAGATACACAGAAGGGACCGAATGGTCAGAACGTGCATACTGTATTGGTGGAGACAGGTACGCTCAAAATTGGCGATACAGTTGCAGCGCATGTCAATCGGGCATCTCGTGCGGATATCGTGAAAAACCATACCGCGACTCACCTACTGCATCAGGCGCTTAAGGACGTGCTTGGCACGCATGTAAATCAGGCTGGTTCCTTAGTATCACCAGAGCGTCTGCGTTTTGACTTCTCTCACTTTGGTGCGGTAACACCAGAAGAGCTCGAACAAGTTGAAGCAAACGTGAATGAGCAAATCTGGCATAATATTCAAGTTGATATTATGAATAAATCGCTCACAGAAGCAAAAGCTATGGGCGCAATGGCGTTATTTGGCGAGAAATACGGCGACACCGTTCGTGTTGTACAGGTAGGCGACTACAGCCTTGAGTTGTGCGGGGGCTGCCACGTTCATAACACAGCTGAGATCGGGCTGTTCAAGATCGTAAGCGAAGTGGGAATTGGCGCTGGTACAAGACGTATCGAAGCTGTAACAGGTCGCATGGCATATGAGTATTTGAACAAGCAGCTTCAAACGCTTAAATTCGTGGCTGATGAGCTGAAAACAACCGTACCAAATGTTCCACAGCGCATCGAAACGCTCAAAGTTGAGATGAAAGACATGGAGCGTGAAAACGAATCGCTGCGTGCGAAGTTGAGCAATCTCGAAGCGGCATCCCTGACTGACCAAGTAGAGGACATCAACGGTGTTAGCGTCCTTGCTGCAAAAGTAAATGGTGTAGATATGGATAACTTGCGCAGCATGGTAGATGATCTGAAACAAAAACTTGGCTCTGCTGTTGTTGTGCTCGGATCTGTGAAAGAGGATAAAGTAAACCTTGTAGCCGGTGTAACAGCTGATCTCGTTGGGCGAGGTCTACATGCAGGGAAAGCTGTTAAAGAAGCTGCTTCGCGTTGCGGCGGAGGCGGTGGTGGTCGTCCGGATATGGCGCAGGCTGGCGGTAAAAATCCAGAACAGCTGTCCGACGCACTCGCTTTCGTGAAAAACTGGGTACGCGAACAAATTTAG
- a CDS encoding phosphatase PAP2 family protein translates to MKQTLSRMTNKLSPGGSLSVVLTVGAVLALLLLFISTAIVDEVLEQETVQFDQMVYGWLHQMHSAAITADVIFLTNMGSAFRLIPIYVLIVIMLLIWRKREEALMLTFALGGGGALNYVLKQIFRRSRPDVEHLVEAGGYSFPSGHAMVSFIFYGMLAYLVWYYLYEYPVWRYLIPALLVLLGISIGISRIYLGVHYATDVIAGFTIGGIWLIACIVGLRALHWYKEKQSS, encoded by the coding sequence ATGAAACAGACGCTTAGTCGGATGACCAACAAGCTGTCGCCAGGTGGTAGCTTAAGTGTGGTGCTCACGGTTGGGGCTGTTTTAGCTTTGCTGTTGTTATTTATTTCAACTGCGATTGTAGATGAGGTATTAGAACAGGAAACAGTGCAATTTGATCAGATGGTATATGGTTGGCTGCACCAGATGCATAGTGCGGCAATCACTGCTGATGTAATTTTTTTGACGAACATGGGGTCAGCATTTCGCCTGATTCCGATTTATGTGTTGATTGTGATCATGCTCTTGATCTGGCGGAAACGGGAAGAAGCGCTTATGTTGACGTTTGCCCTTGGTGGAGGCGGAGCGCTCAATTATGTTTTGAAGCAGATATTCCGCCGCAGTCGCCCGGATGTGGAGCATCTGGTAGAAGCGGGGGGATATAGTTTTCCGAGTGGGCATGCGATGGTGTCGTTTATTTTTTACGGAATGCTTGCATATTTAGTCTGGTACTATTTGTACGAGTATCCGGTCTGGCGTTATCTGATTCCTGCTTTGCTTGTTTTGCTTGGGATTAGCATCGGCATTAGCCGTATATATCTTGGGGTGCATTATGCAACAGATGTTATTGCTGGGTTCACGATCGGGGGAATCTGGTTGATTGCTTGTATTGTCGGACTTCGGGCACTGCATTGGTATAAGGAAAAGCAAAGCAGTTGA
- a CDS encoding DUF1292 domain-containing protein: protein MEMENMEVNVGEYITITDEESGQEIEFLVMYIFEIEDRTYLCLVPADQEEEEEYEVEFMRYDGSDMLHPIENDEEWEQVEATFETLMNELDNEEV, encoded by the coding sequence ATGGAAATGGAAAACATGGAAGTAAACGTTGGGGAATACATTACAATCACAGACGAAGAATCAGGTCAGGAGATTGAATTCCTGGTAATGTACATCTTCGAAATCGAAGATCGTACGTATCTCTGCCTCGTGCCTGCTGATCAGGAAGAAGAGGAAGAGTACGAAGTAGAGTTTATGCGCTATGACGGCTCTGACATGCTGCATCCGATCGAAAACGATGAGGAATGGGAACAGGTTGAAGCGACATTTGAAACGCTCATGAACGAACTCGATAACGAGGAAGTATAA
- a CDS encoding peptidase U32 family protein: protein MKKPELLCTAANLDELVQMMDAGADAISIGHERFGLRVAGNFSLDEIREAVKLAHARSVKIYVSVNAVLHNADLEELPDYLKALDEIGVDAVVFGDPAVVMTARQVGLKAPLHWNAEVLTTNYETMNYWGSKGATRAFVARELNMDAIIETKENADVEIQVQVHGATCIFHSRRDLVTNYEKHKGEEAARPGLDRGLFITEEKRDELQYPIYEDRNGTHIMSSEDICILEYLDELMDAEIDSFKIEGIMKDAAYNAKVVAIYRAAIDTYMEDPAAFQDKTAEWMKEIEAIQPAERELTTGFFFKEQVY, encoded by the coding sequence GTGAAAAAACCAGAATTACTCTGTACAGCTGCGAACCTTGATGAGCTGGTGCAGATGATGGATGCCGGCGCTGATGCGATAAGCATTGGGCATGAGCGTTTTGGCTTGCGTGTGGCGGGTAACTTCTCACTCGATGAGATTCGCGAAGCCGTGAAGTTGGCGCATGCTCGCAGCGTAAAAATTTATGTATCGGTAAATGCTGTGTTGCACAATGCTGATCTAGAGGAATTACCGGACTACTTGAAAGCACTCGATGAGATCGGTGTCGATGCGGTCGTGTTTGGTGATCCAGCCGTGGTTATGACGGCACGTCAAGTCGGTTTGAAAGCGCCGCTGCACTGGAATGCAGAAGTGCTGACAACGAACTATGAAACGATGAACTACTGGGGCAGCAAGGGTGCGACCCGTGCATTTGTCGCACGTGAGTTAAACATGGATGCGATTATCGAAACGAAAGAAAATGCGGACGTAGAAATTCAAGTACAGGTGCACGGGGCGACATGTATTTTTCATTCCCGCCGTGATCTTGTGACAAACTATGAGAAGCACAAAGGTGAGGAAGCCGCACGCCCTGGTCTGGATCGTGGATTGTTCATTACGGAAGAGAAGCGGGATGAGCTCCAGTATCCGATCTATGAAGACCGAAACGGTACCCATATTATGAGTTCCGAAGACATCTGCATTCTAGAGTACCTGGATGAGCTGATGGATGCGGAGATTGACAGTTTCAAAATCGAAGGCATTATGAAGGATGCAGCATACAATGCCAAAGTCGTGGCGATCTATCGTGCTGCAATTGATACGTATATGGAAGATCCAGCTGCATTTCAGGATAAAACAGCAGAATGGATGAAAGAGATTGAGGCCATCCAGCCAGCTGAACGTGAACTGACGACAGGTTTCTTCTTTAAAGAGCAAGTTTATTAA
- a CDS encoding O-methyltransferase, whose translation MITGDAVTHYIERLVPVRDELLSRMEQEAAAEHIPIIQLPAVQMLRFLLTMHQPKNILEVGMAIGYSTIWLARAADEARITSIEISEEMVQRATRNFAEAGVSDRITVLHQDAQEGLADEQEFDCIFLDAAKGQYRKYFDLYVPHLKKGGLLICDNVLFRGIVAEPDENVPKNKRGMITKLRSFNEFLAAHPALETTFVPIGDGLALCIKRGDLS comes from the coding sequence ATGATTACCGGGGACGCAGTCACACACTATATTGAACGTCTCGTTCCGGTGCGTGATGAATTGTTGTCGCGTATGGAGCAGGAAGCGGCGGCAGAACATATCCCGATTATTCAGCTTCCAGCCGTGCAAATGCTTCGCTTTCTACTTACGATGCATCAGCCGAAGAATATTCTGGAAGTCGGCATGGCGATCGGGTATTCAACGATCTGGCTTGCGCGCGCAGCGGATGAAGCACGCATTACATCCATTGAGATTTCGGAGGAAATGGTGCAGCGAGCAACTCGTAATTTTGCCGAAGCTGGCGTAAGCGACCGGATCACGGTGCTGCATCAGGATGCACAGGAAGGTCTGGCAGATGAGCAGGAATTTGACTGCATCTTTCTAGACGCGGCCAAGGGACAGTATCGGAAGTATTTCGATTTGTACGTCCCGCATCTGAAAAAAGGCGGCCTTCTGATCTGTGACAATGTTTTATTTCGCGGGATTGTGGCAGAGCCGGATGAGAATGTGCCGAAAAACAAGCGTGGCATGATTACGAAGCTGCGCAGCTTTAATGAATTTCTTGCAGCCCACCCCGCATTGGAGACGACTTTCGTCCCGATTGGAGACGGGCTTGCGTTATGCATAAAACGGGGGGACCTATCGTGA